A region of the Sphaerodactylus townsendi isolate TG3544 linkage group LG15, MPM_Stown_v2.3, whole genome shotgun sequence genome:
tgtttccaatgggagccaatggagATATAGGGGGCTTATCTTTGAGGGTCGCCATAGCAGCTACATGAACCAAACTGGACCTCAAACATGATCAAAACAGTTattctgaagatatcctgaaaacTCTCATGTGCCTTTTATACTCTTTAAAATGTCAGATCCCTAcaaggcaccccaggatttttgcacaagattctgtggtttgcattgaattttttcaattgctttcaatggaggaattcctggggtgcctgcgggggtgcatttttaaaggtaagtgGGGTATCTTTTTTACTGGGGATTGGTTGGGAAACTGGGTGGCAAGGGtggcatgggtgggtgggtgcttacacttgtgtgtgtgtgtgtgtgcgtgcgcgggTCAGGGCTTAGAAGTGGGGGCAACTTTGGAATGGGAAGGGGGTGCTAAGCTTGGCTGGGGGGGCTTGGACTTGTGTCACCCTCCCTTGCCATGCTTGCCACCTGCAGCCTAAGCCTGATCTGCACACACAAAGAAGTTGTGTGTGCGTGAGGATCAGGACTTGGAAGCCACAGGGGCGACtttgggaaagggggtgtgtgtgcatgcggaTTGGTGCTCGGAGGGGCGactttgggaagggggggtgtcaaGAGGGCCCAGGAAGGGTAGATGGTTGCTTGGACTTGAGTCCAAGCATCCATCTACCCTCCCTGGCCAGGCTCCAGCTCGCAAGCCCCGGTCTGCACGCACACAGGAGTTGTGTGTGCGTGCGGATTGGGGCTCGGAGGGGCgactttgggaaagggggggtgtcaaGCGGGGCCAGGAAGGGTAGATGGTTGCTTGGACTTGAGTCCAAGCATCCATCTATCCTCCCTGGCCAGCTTGACACCCCTCCAGCTCCCAAGCCCCAGTATGCACAGCGGTGAGTGCTTCCTGCAGCTGCCTGCCTCTTTAAAATTTTTTCCCCTGGCTGGCTCGGAAGAACCACCGCTCGGGGAGAAGGGCGCATTCGGATTGAGAAAAGTTTAGAGGGGGCGAGTTCGGACTCTTGGCTGTCTAAATCCCGGATCTCGGCCGAACTTGCAGTTCGGCCGATACGATCCGCCATCTCTAGTGACAAATTACTTGCTGAGTCATTGAGTGCTGAGTAATGAGAACTGAAATGATGGGACACTCATCTGGATATTTTAAGTGGCcctttgaaaaatattttgggtGCTCTTATATTGTTAAGGAATAACATGAATATTGTTTCTATGAAACATAATTCCCAAAACCAAGGGAAAGTTCCTTTATCcgattaaaaaataaacaattaatcgtgtgtgtgtgtgggggggggtattttcctATGGGTATCCGAGCTACCTGgaggaatatatatacctgtgtgtgtgtgtgtgtgtgtgtgtgtgtgtgtgtgtgtgtgtgtgtgtgtgtgtgtgtgtgtgtgtgtgtgtgtgtgtgtgtgtatatatatatatatatatgtatatatacctGTATATATAGAATATAAAATTCTCCTTAATGAAGATTATATGAAGAATGAAAAATATATACCTGTATATATAGAATATAAAATTCTCCTTAATGAAGATTTAAAGTACCTGATGTTACCAAGAGATGGGCTCCATAGCATCCAAACTGAGAAGTGAAAAGGTCTCTGTAAGAACTGACCAGGCATCTGTCTACATTCAAGGGTATTTTCATTGTTCTCACATTTCTTTCTTATCTTGAGTTTGACTACTGTTGTTTATGACGTTCATTATGTGCACatctttgtttccccccccccttttttttccagatataAGAGATGACAAATATAGATCTGGGAAACCAATCACTTGTCACACATTTTATCCTTCTTGGATTTGGGGATTTCAATAAACTAGAAGTTCTGCTCTTCTTTGTATTCTTGGTGATCTACATGGCAACCATGGTTGGAAACGTTCTCATTGTGGTGCTGGTTGTGATTGATAAGAAGCTTCATAACCCCATGTACTTCTTCTTGGGGAACTTGTCCTGCTTGGAGAGCTGCTACAGTTCTACCGTTTTGCCCAGAATGTTATTCAGCTTCTTAACAGGGGACAAAACTTTGTCAATGGCTGGTTGTATGACACAGTTTTATTTATGTGCCTCTCTTGTAAGTTCTGAATGTTATCTCTTTGCCATGATGTCTTATGATCACTATGTGGCTATATGCAAACCCTTACGCTACACAACTCTTATGAATGACAGGCTATGCCTCCAACTGGCTGCTGGATCTTGGGTTAATAGATTCATGGTTATGTCAGTATTGCTATACCTGATGTTAAGAATGACATTTTGTGGTCCTAATATCATTGACCATTTTTTCTGTGATCTTACCCCACTCATGAAACTTTCCTGCagcaatattcacaaaatggaACTCGCAAACTACATAACTGCCCCTTTACTTACTCTGCCTCCATTCATATTAACGATAACCTCCTACGTTTCTATTATCTCCACGATTGTTAATATCCCATCCACCACTGGAAGAAAGAAGGCCTTTTCTACCTGCTCCTCTCATCTTATTGTGGTAACTATTTTCTATGGGACTATCATCGTTGTTTATGTGCTTTCAAAGACTCCCACTCTTAAAGAACTGAACAAAGTATTCTCTGTGTTTTACAGTTTTCTCACTCCCCTGGTCAATCCCCTCATATGCATCTTGAGAAACAGAGAGGTAAAAGATGCCCTGGAAAAAATGTGTTGGAAAATATATGTACTTGAaaagtaaggctcattccacacatgcagaataatgcactttcaaactgctttcagtgctctttgagctgtgcggaatagcaaaatccacttgcaaatagttgtgaaagtggtttgaaaatgcattattttgcgtgtgcggaaggggcctaagccttTTGGGAAACCAAGATGGTATTCGGAACCCAGATCCAGAGATCACATAGGGAAGGCTGCAATTCTGTTCCATCTTTGCATTGATCCCACACATGGCTTAAGCTTCCCCTATTAAATTCCTTTTTGGAACTATATGATAACAGTCATCCTTCCAGATCCAGGCAAAGTGGAGATAATGAGTGTggttgtcatcaagtcacagtaaccccgtagagttttcaagacaagttaattcagaggttgtttgcccattgcctgcctcagtgtgGGCTAATAGAGTTCTGAGAtaaatgtgactggctcaaggtcacccagcaggcttcttgtggaaaaATCATGTggagaactgaacctggttctgcagattagagtctgctgctccaaaCAAGCACAATAAATTGGCACAACAAAAACATCTAAAATtgatatattatttttttaaaggatcgtTATATATAACTTTAAGCTGTGGTTCtcaataattaaaataatgttcAGGACAATGAAATACCTTTAGCTTTTATATATATTAGCCTTACTCGTATGTAGACTAGAATCTAGGTGTGTCGGGTTCAAAAGTCCactgtgccatgaaagcttgctggttgaccatGGAACACTCTCAAAGGGACTAGTCGGCTtcaagggctgttgtgagaataaaatggagaaggcaaGAAAACTGAGGTAGAAACAAATTACTTAAATGCATAATTTTTTCCCATATTTATTCTGAATTCTTCCAGAATTTGCTGTTGTCTACCCATAATGCTTTCAACGAAAAAGATGTGAatacatgtttgtttattttagaagACAAATTCTATATGTAATTGTTCTGTTCAAATGCCACAGGTGTACTCAACCATTTGCCACATTTTATCCTGAAATACTACCGGCATATAGCAAAGAGCTCTACTAAAGTTAATACCTTGAACCACTGTGTGTATTTCTCTGGAAGGACAATCGCTGCAATGAAGCTTATATGAACTTCATAACAATTTCTGCTCATTTAGCTAAATCCAACTCTGTTTGAATAAGAATTAAAAAACGTTTACAATTTCTAGTCTTTTTTTCATCCTAtatccctccccccactcatCAACCAGGTATGTCTTTGATTAATATTCCAGTGGTCAATTAGCGGTAGGgttgtttgtttacttttttgGTCATTCCTACTACCAAAATTTATAATTTGGGAATATTAATATATTTTTGATTCGGGAAACAGCAGTTGGGGAAATAGCTTACACCATCTTCCTCAGATGGTGAGAGCCAGTGTcttgtagtggttaaaagagggtggattctaatctggagaactggatttgattctccactccacctgagtggcaaagactTATGtagtgaaccagatgcatttccacactcctacattcctgctgagtgaccttgggcttgtcacagttctctctgaactctctcagccccacctacctcacaaggtgtctgttgtggggagaggaagaaaaaggagcttgtaagccaccttacagcagagaaacgtaggcagaggtggaattcaaataatttaacaactggttgtttacaagcaccattttaacaaccagttctgctgaagtagtttgaacctgctaaatcccactgAACTGAACatagcatataaatccaaactcctcctactactcctttcagtttttttcagtttttggcctgcagggggtgcagtttttaggctagcagcatcaaaatttcaaggCATTTTCGGGGGACCCTTctaataataccacccaagttaggtgaggtttggttcagggggtccaaagggggtgccccatcccccattgtttccaaagggagctaataggagatgggggctacacttttgagagtccataactttggaccctctgacccaaacttcaccaaacctggctggtatcatcaggatagtctcctaaagatacactgaaatgttgatgctgctagcctcaaactgcgccccctgcaggcctaaaactgaaaaaacctactaaaaatacaaacaaacaaaacccagattttgcactgggctccatcttccctagctacgcctctgagaccCAGTTTCCTGGACTTAACTCTCAACCCCAGAGCCACAAGCATCTGCAGCAACTGCCTGTTTACGAATAAAGGAGTGTTCAATTGAACTGAGAAACACTGACATGGAGGAAGGAGGATCTCTTGCCTTTCACTCTGCACAGTTTTCTGAACCTTAACCCAACCAGAAATAGTTCAAGAGGCATTTTCCCTCTATTGGCTGTTCCATATGCATAGAATAATCTCattttttacaatgaaatcaTTAATTCTTAAGGAAATAAATCAAAGTAGGAAATAAATCCTGTAATGTAATGGAGAGAGAATGTTCCCTGTTGCCTTGCCATTGTTTGTGATAAGTATTTTGAGATTTACGAGCTTCTCTACTATTCACAAAAGTGTGGTGTTTACATTAAAATCGAGGACCAGCTGTTTTTCTCTTTGACAAGATAATTCAATAATTGCTATCCCAATGACCATTTTGCAACCCTTCTTTATTGGTTATGTGTTCTATATGTTTTCACCAGTAATGAAAACTTATCTGGTAAGTATTGTTAGCCAGAAATCTGGCCCTGGATCTTCCTCCGATGCAGAAACAAAGGAGACaggcagagtttttttaaaaaaaaacttgtatttTTACAGCAAAAGGAAGACAGCAGAACAAACCATCTCTTTAACACATTCTTCAACACAGTGAAGTTTAAGCTATAAATAATGgaactagaatcaactaggcccgtaattgcgacagggggcaggacaCCAGAAAAGGCTCCAGAAAAGGTGCATGCGTGTCCCTGGGCTGCCGGACGgctacactcagaggtgggatgcagcctattcacacctattcggtagaaccggttgttaaaattttctcagtttggagaaccggttgttaatgattaactccactaggaacAAAGGGATAATCTCTATccttgggtacaacaaatctcatcaagtgagaATGGCCACCCCACTCTGGAACTGCCCAGGTctgaaatgccccacccctggaatgcccaggccacgcccccaccatgtcaCACCCCACCCGCacccgttggccccaccaccatcggaacctattgttaaaatttttgaatcccaccactggctacacctTATCACCCAGTAATATGCAGGCTGACATACGTGGGCTTTAGGGTAGAGCAAGCTACCTTTATATGGCCTTGGCCTCTTTCGACACCTTGGCCTCTTTCGACGCCTTGAGGCAAACTGACTCACATGCCCTcccagaagggatgggatattttAGTTTTTGCTGCACAGTCCTATGGGGGCAGTTTAGACAGTGGAGTGCGTAGTTTTTGGGGAGACTGAGGTTGCACGCCTTTGGGGGGGTCTCTATAAGAGGCTTGGAGAGAGGTGGGCTCAGGGAGCATGCTTCTAAGGGCCTCTGCAggcgagcccgacaccccagatgGGTGGGCCACAAAAGAATGGGGCGGATGCCCCGTGGCCCAggaactctgtcctccccaataaatGGGGTGAAGCCAGGATCATCCAGGGAAGCTGATTGGCTGAgatgatgtgctcctcttgattgCCCAGCTTTGCTTTTAAGAATTAcgtaaataaaaagggctgcggccctatttcaatccaagccgtaTCTGTAATTACTTGAGTAGCCTCTGCATTTCTGGCCACAATTTATAGTTTTCTTTACACCATGCATGATCATACCAGGTATATAGCTATTTCATTGGTTAAAAGCTATGTTGTAGCTTTTAGATCAAGTGAGCTTGTCCACGACTAACATCTAAAGCTACGCTTATCAgatacactttttttttaaaaaaaacaccacactcTTTTACTTATTGGAATTATTCTACCTGCTAAACTTTACCTTTTATGTGGACTTCCCTTCAAGTGTGGTCTTTGTcccctttcacacatgcggaacaatgcactttcaatccactttcacagttacTTGCAAGTGGATGCTGCTATTccacaaagtaaaatccagccgcaaagtgcattggaagtggattgaaagtgcatgtgtggaaggtctGATGATACTGtgtcattttatttctttctctcttatgCCCCCTCCATCAGTATCAAATACTGCTTTGAAAAAAGTAGCTGAAATACAACCTGTTCTGTTACTATCATATAATGTTGACATTTGGTTCATGGAATCATAAATGCATCAGCAGGATAAAGAGGATTTTGGAAGaaaattgctttttctttttctgttactcCATTCCATTATACATCTACTAAAAAAACCTGAGCATCCAAATATGTAAATAGAATGGAAAACATTACAAGAACCTACAAAATTTTTTCCATATTATGGATTTTATTCCAGACTAGTTTAATCTAATTACTCTGCATCCCTGACAAATAATTTAGAAATCCCACATTTATTTACACGTCTCCTGAAAGCTTTTTTAACCTCTTTGTTTCTTAAACTGTAAATAAGGGGATTAATTAGAGGGGTTAAGACTGTGTAGAAGACTGAGAAGATCTTATCCACTTCCTTCAGAGTTTCTTTTTTTGGTAGCACATATACAAATATCAAAGAACCATAAAATATGGAAACTACAATGAGGTGGGAAGAACAGGTGGCAAAAGCCTTCTTTCTCCCATCAGAAGATTGAATTTGTATAATAGCACCAATTATATGCACATAAGACAGCAATGTCAGAAGGCAAGAAGGAACCCCATCTATGATAGAGACTATGAGTCCCACAAGTGTAACTAGGGTTGTGTCACTGCATGATAAATTAATCACTGGCGCAAGGTCACAAAAGAACTGATCAATTTCATGGGGACCACAGTATTTCAGCTGTGACATCAAACTCAGTAGTAAAGTCATAACTGTAATCCCACAAAGCCAAGATGCAGCTGACAATAGAAAGCAGAGTCTTCTGCTCATGAGGGTTGCATACTGGAGGGGTTTGCATATTGCCAAATATCGATCATATGACATTGATGCCAGCAGGTAACATTCAGCAATCACTAGTGTACCAAAGCAATAAAGCTGGGCGAAGCATCCTCCAACAGAAATGCTTCTGTCTCCTGTCAGAAAGCTCCCCAACATCCTGGGCAGAAGAGTTGAAGTGTAGAAGGTCTCCAGACAGGACAGATTTCCAAGGAAGAAGTACATGGGAGTGTGAAGGTGACGATCTGTGGTTACTAAcacaatgatgatgatgtttcCAGCCATGGTTGCACTGTAGATTATTAAGAAAACCAAGAAGAGAAGAATCTGAAGTTCAGGGGCATCCCCAAATCCGAGAAGGATAAATGTATCTATTGTTGTTTCATTGACCATCTCATTATATTTCATATTTTCAAGCACTGAAAGCGAATTTAAAAATCATAAGATCTCCAATTGAAAGACCGAAATCTAAAAGTCATTCTCCACTAAAACATAATTTGGCACCCTATTTCCCACAATTAATGTTCAAATTTATAAAATGTTATCTTATGTTTTATATGGGCATTGGAAAACCACCTCAAAGGGCTTTTTTTCTGTGGTTAATTGTTCAGCTATTATCTCATATAATAGCGAATTTCATAGTTACTGGATGACAACATTAAATGAAGTGATTACTAGTGATGGTTAGTGATGGTCCACAAGATGGCTAGCAGGCACCGTTTGTTTAGTTATTTGTTTTTCCTCATATGGCTTACAATTGCCATTAAATGTGCCTTTCCCTTTCACATACCCCTCAAGCCATTCCTTAAAATCCCTAATTGCCCAGGATCAGTATTTCATGGAGATTGGTGGCTTAAAGTGGGAAAATTCTATCCTGCTGTTGGGAAATTAGTCTGGATACAATCCATTATTAAGGTTGATATGTTTCTcttgtttttcctctttgtcTTGGGATGTTAAGGGTCACTCaacataaccctgagggtctctTTTTCCCTAGAAGAACCCCTCTTTCCCAATAGCCATTGTTCAATACTGCTGGACACCTTTTTGTGGTGTTGTTTCACACTGTGTTGTTCTTCCAGAGCAAAGCACgagtcactcagttctgttcatcagatctttctgttccaagatcaggtgactataacccttacttccccAATTCCCTGCTGTATTCCAGACCTATCGATTCACAACCATTtaaatcctaggactgtgtgtgtgttctgctgctttgattattatgtacccccattatccctaaataaaaattgttaaacttcatttGGTCTCCTGTGGAGTTTTCTTGCATAAGCTGACTTCCATATAAGATAGGTAAACAAGGtcttgagcttgcccaaccttttgctgaCCAAGAGTCTGCTATTgctaattccccattctaaaagggaGAGAGTTCCTCCTCCACTTTGGGTAAAAAGGTCCCATATTCTGAAATGTAACCTCTTTAGGGATAAAAGGGGACTATTTCTCCCTTTTtccaccagcaaaaaaaaaattggatctaACTCCATGGGTAATATATCACAACTCTTGGAAGATGAATCTATATCAGGGTAAGTTTCTAAGTCAGTTTACAAACTAGGAATGGAGTGGAAGTTTCTAAAATATTATCTCCCCTCAAAGATGGTAGTATTGTCCTCCTCCaagtaaacattttttgtatcTTGCATTAGCTGGTGCCAGAGAAGAAATAGTTCTTTAAACGTGCAACCATTATGACAGAAtgacctcctcccccacctcacatCCTGAAATCCTGAAACCGAGTCTCAGTTTCCAGAAGAGTGTTCAATTTGGACTTGAATTAGAAAGATGGCCATATCCAGATAGACCTTGGGTATTATCAAGGGTACAAGTGATTTACATGCTAGCAAACTTTTGGACCAATGTGGCGTTCTCTTAAAGGAAGCCCCTTCTACCAActggaagacccctccccccattaggCAGATTATTTTTCACAATGTATGGGCATCATTAGATC
Encoded here:
- the LOC125444154 gene encoding olfactory receptor 6B1-like, whose protein sequence is MATMVGNVLIVVLVVIDKKLHNPMYFFLGNLSCLESCYSSTVLPRMLFSFLTGDKTLSMAGCMTQFYLCASLVSSECYLFAMMSYDHYVAICKPLRYTTLMNDRLCLQLAAGSWVNRFMVMSVLLYLMLRMTFCGPNIIDHFFCDLTPLMKLSCSNIHKMELANYITAPLLTLPPFILTITSYVSIISTIVNIPSTTGRKKAFSTCSSHLIVVTIFYGTIIVVYVLSKTPTLKELNKVFSVFYSFLTPLVNPLICILRNREVKDALEKMCWKIYVLEK
- the LOC125444155 gene encoding olfactory receptor 11L1-like, with protein sequence MAGNIIIIVLVTTDRHLHTPMYFFLGNLSCLETFYTSTLLPRMLGSFLTGDRSISVGGCFAQLYCFGTLVIAECYLLASMSYDRYLAICKPLQYATLMSRRLCFLLSAASWLCGITVMTLLLSLMSQLKYCGPHEIDQFFCDLAPVINLSCSDTTLVTLVGLIVSIIDGVPSCLLTLLSYVHIIGAIIQIQSSDGRKKAFATCSSHLIVVSIFYGSLIFVYVLPKKETLKEVDKIFSVFYTVLTPLINPLIYSLRNKEVKKAFRRRVNKCGISKLFVRDAE